The DNA segment CCCGCCGCCGGGCCCGCCGCTGCCACCGGGCCCACCCACACCGAACAGCCACCCGCCGGCACCGCCTGCCCCGCCGGTTGCACCACCGCTCCCACCGGCTCCACCGGCCCCACCGTTGCCCCATAGCCCAGCGGCCCCGCCGGCCCCGCCAGCCTGTCCCGGGTCGCCGGGTGCACCGTTGCCGCCGTTGCCGAACAGGAGTCCGCCGGCTCCGCCGTTGCCACCGGGAGTGGTCGCGTTGGCTCCATCACCGATCAGCGGGCGCCCCAGCAGCGCCTGGGTTGGTGCATTGATGATCCTCAGCAGATTCGGATCCACGGCCGCGGCGTTGGCCGTATCAGCAGCCAGGTACGCGTCCGTCCCGGCTCTCAAGGTCTGTACAAACTGCTGGTGGTAGGCCGCCAGCTGCGCGCTGACCGTCTGATATTCCAGGCCGTAGCCGCCAAACAGGGCTGCAATCCGTGTCGACACCTCATCAGCTCCGGCGGCCAGCACCTCTGTCGTGGCCGCCGCGACCGCGGCGTTGGCGGTGCCGATCGTCGAACCGATATCGGCCAAATCCTCTGCCGCAGCTGCTATCAACTCTGTTGATGCAATCACAAACGACATGGATTACCTCCTGCCGCCCCGGCAATCACCTTGTTTTTCTTGCTGCCGCCAGCAATATGTGGTGGCGTTCGGAGAAGTTGAAATACTTCTGAAATCAGAAGGTCGAGGCCAGAATCTGAATCCACAAACGAAATTTTTGCCAGGATGTCCGACATAACGACCAAATCGCGATTATGGGATGGCATGGCCGCCCGGATCGCCGGCAGGTGAGCGGTGGCGATGCGCTTCGACGCTAAGCTAAGCTAAGCTAAGCTAGATCTGGGGACACCATGGTTGATCTGGGATCGCCACCACGTCGCGATGACCGAGCGTTCTTGTGTGCGCTCTAGCGCGTTTCAATGAATGTCACCTGCGGGTCGATAACCCGGTTCCCGCTTCGTCCAAGGCGACATCGACTGCCTCATGAAAGCGAAGGGAGTTGCCTTCTGTCCAGGCCGCCGCGAAGTCCGCCGAGTCCAATGCCTCGCGGGCGCGACGTTCGCACTCGTCATGCAGGGCCTGAAGGTGGGCAAAGGCAGTCACCGGAGTCCCGGTAGCACGCCGCACCGCGCTAGCGGCTGCCATTAGCACGACGGCTCCACGAGGGTCGTGGTTCGACAGCGCGATCGACGCCAGTCGTTCCAGGCACTGCGCACCCGTCCATGGATCATTGATGAGTCGAGCAATGTGCAGGCCCTCTCGGAGCAGTGGCTTCGCCCACTGCTCCCATTGCGTCTGGCTTAGGCGCCCCTCGTTACTGCACAGACACGCTAACGCGCGTGATCGATAGACGACCTCGCCGTTGGATTCGGCGAGCGCGAGCGCCTTTTCAAACCAATTCGCCGCCTGCTCATGCTCACCTGAAAGGCCCAGAACCCAGCCCATCGACAACATCGAGACTGCCTGCAACTCATAGTCATCGCTCGCGCTCAGAGCACGCTGAAGGCAGTTGTGTGCGCGCGGAACATCGCCGCTGAGCGTCGCGCACCAGCCCTCGACGCAGTCGACCTCGGCATGCAAAAGCGGATCATCGACGACCTCGAGGAGCGTACGCGCTTCGGCTATCAGATTCCGCGCGGCAGTCAGGTCAACTTGCATATTTGCCACCGCCGCGGCACTGACCAGTGCCTTGATGCGTCGCGCCGTAGGGTCGGTTGGAACGGCAGTCAGCGCGAGATCCAGCCAGCGTCGCGCCTCGCTGAGCATTCCGCACGTAGTCCACAGCCGGCGCAGGTTGGTCGCTAATTCCAAAGCCGCAGCCGGATCATCGGTCATACTGAACTGCAGCACGGCTCGAAGGTTGGGAATCTCATCTTTCAGGCGATGCAGCCACTCGATCTGCCGGGGACCAAACCATTCGGTGTTGGCCTGAGCAACCAGGTGTTGATAGTGCTGGGCGTGGCGCCGGTGCAGCTGGTGAAAGTCGTGGGCGGTGAGCTTGGTTTGGCCGTAGTCGCGCAGGGTGTCGAGCAGCCGGAACCGCACCGAGCCGTCATCACGTTCGATGCGGATGAGAATCGACTTCTCCACCAACGCCGACACAATATCTATGCACGGTTCCGCGCTTAAGTCTTCGGCGTTGAGCCCATCAGTCGATATGTGTTGAACGGCGGCAAGGTCGAATGTTCCGGCGAAGACAGATAGCTGTGACCAGAAGCGTTTTTCGGCCGGGGTGCACAGTTCGTAGCTCCAGTGCATGCAGCCGGTCAGGGTTTGCTGACGGGTGGGGGCACCGCGCTGACCGCGCTGCAGCAGAGCAAACCTGTCGGCCAGCCCGTCGGCGATCTGCATAGCCGACAGCACACGCAGCCGCGCAGCGGCTAACTCCAGGGCTAACGGCAGGCCCTCTAGCCTCGCACAAATTCCTGCCACGGCCATAGCGTTGTCGGTGGTAAGGGTGAAGCTGGGTAGGGCACCCAGGGCGCGTGCGATAAACAAGGCCACGGCGTCGTAGCCGGCCAACGTGTGCACGGTCAGGCGGTCGTCGTCGAGGGCGGGGCATTTCAGCGGGACGAGCGCCAGCATCGCCTCGCCGTCGATGTTGAGCATTTCGCGGCTCGTGGCCACAACATGCAGCTGTGAGCAATGGTGAAGGAGGGCTTCGACCAGTTTGGCCACGTCGTCGATGACGTGTTCACAGTTGTCCAGCACGACCAGCGTGTGGCGGTCACGTAGGAAGTCGACCATCACATCGGTCATTGCCCTGCCCGCATGAGCCCGCAGTCCCAGCCGGGCAGCCATCACGTCGGTCACCAGCGCTCCATCGCGCAGATCGCCCAGCTCCACCCACCAGACTCCATCGGCGAACTGGGTGTCCAGCTGGTGGGCGGCAGCGGTGGCCAGGGTGGTTTTCCCGACTCCTCCGACGCCGGTGACGGTGACCAGGCGCGACGCGGACAGCAGGCCGCGCAGCTGGGCCAGCTCCGCACCACGGCCCACGATGCCGGCCAGCAGCGCTGGGACCTTGCCCCCAGCGTGGCTAGCGCCGGACCATCGCTGCGGCAACCCGCGCAGCGGCTCTGCACCGTCGTGCACGGGCATCTTGTCAACGGCGAGGCCGTGACCGGCCTGCGTCTGCTGAAGCGCCTCACCGAATTCCAGCGCGGTGGGGCGATCGGAGGGGTTCTGGGCCATCGCGTGATCAATCGCTGCAGCCACATCAGCAGGCAGTCCGAGTGCGCACAGGCTCGAAAGCGGTTCATCGGCCACACGCACGAGCTGCGACATCACCCGCCCACCTTCGTGCCGCTCAAACGGCGCATGCCCGGTCAATCCGGCGAACAGGCTAGCGCCCAGCCCATACACATCCGACGCAGCGCTGGGCAAGTCACCGTCGAGCAACTCCGGGGCGCTAAATGCCGGCGGCCCTAGATGCGCCCCCGTCTCCGTGTCAACCCCGACCGCAACGCGGGCGATCCCGAAATCACCCAGTGCCGGCTCCCCGTAGTCGGTGAGCAAAATGTTTGCGGGCTTGACGTCGCGGTGCAGAATTCCTAACCGGTGAGCGGTCTGCAGTGCATCGGCTATCTTCACCCCTAGCCGTAGCACCTCGTCAAGGGGCAGTGATCCGAGTCGACTGATCCGGCTCTGTATAGATCCGTTCCTACAATACGGCATCACCAAATACGGGAACCCGTCGTCGGTCTCACCGATCTCTAACAGGGGAAGGATATTCGGATGGCCGGTGAGCCGGGCCATGGCCTTTTGCTCGCGTATGAATCGCGCCCGTCCTTCGTCCAGCCTGGTGGTGAGGACCTTGACGGTGACCTGCCGATCGAGCGCAACCTGTGTACAGCGATAGACTGCGCCGAACCGGCCCCGGCCGAGCTCTTCGGCATCGTCGAACCCGCGCGCACGCAACCGTGCGGTGATACCCACCGCACGCTGCGTTGCGGCCGCGTTGCCAACCATCCCAAAACCCTCGGCGCAGTTGCCGCTGCGTGCGTCAGCAACGCAACTGCGTCAATAAGGGTAGCTCCACTGTCGCCGTTTGGCTTGACCCGGCAAGCATCACCCCCTGTGTGGTTCTCGGTCAAGCCGGTCACCACGTCGGTCATCGTCAGGGTGCGGGCGAACTCGCCGATCAGACTCGGGCCGCAGTGCGCCACGGTGTCGGCCTCGATCGCCCCCGGAACCTCGGGCGCCTCATCCGCCCAGGTGCGGATGGCGATCGAGTCTCGCTCGGTGAAGTCGCGTTGTGCCTTGGGTTTTGGCGTGGCAGTCTCGGCCACGGCGGCACGGAACATGTCAGCGGTCGCCTCAAGCGACATGCCTCGGTTGATCGGCTGCGTCGTCAGGGTTTGCCGAAGGCGATGCGGCGAAACCCGTCCTGTCCAGGGGCTTTCGGGGCCTTAGCGACGGCATCGACCCGCAAAGTCCAGATCGAAGGCCGCTGTTCGTCGGTGACCAGCCCGACGTCGATCATCCTGGTGTCGAGTGCGGCCAGAAAGCGGCGCTGGTAGCGGCCGGTGCGGTAGGAGTGGTCGGAAAGTAGTCGGTGAGCGCACGGATGGCGGAACTCGCTGGATTGCAACAATTCTCGTGAGCAATCGGTGGACTTGGATGTTACCCACGTGAACATCCCGACACGATAACGATTTGAGAATCTGCGTGATGGCAGCTAGACCGACCCAACGAGACTTGGGCGCGAGCTCGCGCAAATTACCTGAACCCCAGTTCAGCCACCTACGCCGGTGTCGAAAAGTTGCCCCGAACCCGCTACGCGGAAGTCCGCGTTAGCGAGGGCCTGGATGCGCAGCGCGCTGGGGTGACCCCCTGGCGGCGCTCAGCGCCAGATCTGTCCAGCGCTGCCCCTCGCTGAGCATTCCGCGCGCATCCCAGAACGGGTACAGTGCGGTGGTCATTTCCAGGGCAGCGGCCCAATCGTCAACCACGCTGTACTGCAGTGCCTCCCGTATGTTGGGTAGCTCCTGGATGAGCCGGTGCAACCACTGGATTTGATGTGGACCGTTCCACTGGGCCCTGGCATCGCTCACCAGCTGTCGATACCAGTGGGCATGACGGCGCTGCAGCTGGGCCTTTTCGGGGGGTCCGATGCGCGCGGCGCCGTAATCACGCAGCGTATCCAGCAGCCGAAACCGCGCAGTCTCCTGATGTTCGGTGCGCATGAGAATGGACTTATCCACCAGCGCGCTGAGCTGATCGAGGTATTCCCCGGCGGTCACGTCCGGACCGCAGATATGGTGGGCGGCGGGTAGATCGAAGCTGGCGGCGAATACCGACAATCTCCCCCACAGCTCCTGCTCCGCCCGAGAACACAGCTCATAGCTCCAACCCACGCACCCAGCCAGAGTTTGCTGTCGAACCGGGGCACCGCGGTGGCCGCGACTGAGCAATGTATAGCGATCCGACAATGCCTCGGCGATCTGGTCGGCCGACATCGCGCGAAGCCGTGCGGCGGCGAGTTCGATGGCCAACGGCAATCCGTCCAGCCGGGAACAGATCCGCGCCACAGCCGTGGCGTTGTGCTCGGTCAGGGCAAAACCGGCGACGGTCGCGCGGGCCCGCTGCACGAACAACTCGACTCCGGCATACCCGGCCAGCGTGGGTAGGGTGGGGTCCTCGGCGGCGTCCGGGCACTCCAGCGGAGGCACCACCAGCACCGCCTCACCGGCGACATTGAGCACTTCGCGGCTGGTCGCCACGATGTGCAACCGCGGACAGTCCCGCAGCAGCGCGTGGACCAATTCGGCCACCTCATTGACGACGTGTTCGCAGTTGTCGAGTACCAGCAGCGCATGACGCTCACTCATGGCATCGGCGAGGACCGCGGTCAGCGGCCGCCCGCCCCGATCGTGCACCCCCAGCGCCATCGCTACCACCTCGACCAGCAGCGAACCGTCCCGGAGCTCGCCCAACTGCGCCAGCCACACCCCGTCGGGGAAGGACCGCCCCAACTCTGCCCCTGCGCTTATCGCCAGTGCGGTCTTGCCCACCCCGCCCGGGCCGGTCAGCGTCACCAGCCGCGAGGCGGCAACCAGTGTACGTAGTTCTGCCAGTTCGGCGCCCCGCCCCACGACTTGGCTCACCACCGTGGGTAGGTTGCCCACCGATCGGGGCAAGGCTGCCCCGGTCACAGATCGCCGTGCCGGCACTTTGACACCATCACCGGCCTGCAGCGCCATCTCGTCCACGACCAGACCCTGCTGTGACTGCAGCAGCTGCAGCCGCTCGCCCAACTCCCGCGCCGACGGCCGCGCGCTGGGGTCGTGCGCCATCGCCTGATCGATGACGGCGGCGACTTCCCCGGCGATGCCATGTTCGCGAAGGTCCGGCACCGGTTCAGAGATGATCCGTAAGAAATGCGCCATCACCTGCTCATCAGCACGGCGTTCAAATGCCGCATGCCCGGTCAACGTGGTGAACAAGGTGGCGCCCAGCCCGTAGACATCCGAAGCCGCGGTGGGGGCGGCCCCGCCGAGCACCTCTGGTGCGCTGTAGGCTGGCGTTCCGCTGTACACGCCGGTGGCGGTCGTATAAGCCGAGGTGACTCGCGCTATTCCGAAATCACTCAACGCCGGCTCACCGTAGTCGGTGATTAAAATGTTGGCCGGCTTGACATCACGATGCACAATGCCTAGCTGGTGCGCCGACTCCAGCGCACCGGCCAACTTCACCCCGACGCTCAGCACATCCTCCAGCGCCAACACCCCCAGCCGACTGATCTGCTGCTGCAGAGACCCACGTCGGTAATACGGCATCACAAGAAACAGATGGCCGCTGTCGGTTTCGCCGACCTGCAGCACCGCCACGATGTTCGGATGACCGGTCAGTCGGCCCATCGCTTTCTGTTCGCGCATGAACCGCAGCCGGTTGTCATCGGCTTCGGTGGTGAGCACCTTGACCGCAACCATCCGATCCAATTCCACCTGGGTGCAGCTAAACACGACACCGAAGCCACCACGACCGATTTCCACAGCATCATCGAACCCCGCCGCATACAGCTCGGCGGCAACGCCGCTACGCACCTCAGACCGCGTCGCAGACGGATCACAATCCACCATCGGCGCCTAACTTCGCTGTCCTAACGTTCGGGTAAAAAACGATAGCTTCGAGGGCCGCGAATCGCAGCGTACTCCCCACAAGTAGCTGCAGGACATGGTGTTCAATAGGCCCAACGTCCTGCCGCCGTGGCCGAGCGGGCGGAGCGTGTCCAACAGCTCGCAGCCCGCAGCAGCTACCCGCCAGGCGTGCTGGGCCAATTCGACACCGTGCTGGGCACCGGCAGCCTGCTCGGGTACCACGGGAGCGATCACGGGGCCGACGGCGGTGCTGCACGGTTCGGCCGATCGGATGGTGCGGCGCCGCAACGGAGGCCGCTGTCGCCGTGGGCATCCCAGGCGCGCATGCCTCGTCGTGGTCGATGGAATGGGTCATGATCGTCCCAAACCGGTGTGGCGGCCGATGTCAGCGGTCACCCGCCCCGCGTGAGCGGGCTCACAGCAATTGGGACTTGACTCGCCGAATTTGGCACACTGCTCGAATGAGTTCCACCAAACACCGCGAGGTGGTCAAGCTTGACCGGGTGCCCTTGCCGGTGGAAGCGGCCCGGGTGGCCGCCACTGGTTGGCAGATCACGCGGACCTTCGCACGCGTCGTCACCAAGCTGCCGGGCAAGGGTTCGTGGCAGCAGAAGGTGCTCAAAGAAATCCCGCAGACCTTCGCCGACCTGGGACCGACGTATGTGAAGTTCGGCCAGATCATCGCGTCCAGCCCCGGGGCGTTCGGCGAGTCGCTGTCGCGGG comes from the Mycobacterium shinjukuense genome and includes:
- a CDS encoding protein kinase domain-containing protein codes for the protein MVGNAAATQRAVGITARLRARGFDDAEELGRGRFGAVYRCTQVALDRQVTVKVLTTRLDEGRARFIREQKAMARLTGHPNILPLLEIGETDDGFPYLVMPYCRNGSIQSRISRLGSLPLDEVLRLGVKIADALQTAHRLGILHRDVKPANILLTDYGEPALGDFGIARVAVGVDTETGAHLGPPAFSAPELLDGDLPSAASDVYGLGASLFAGLTGHAPFERHEGGRVMSQLVRVADEPLSSLCALGLPADVAAAIDHAMAQNPSDRPTALEFGEALQQTQAGHGLAVDKMPVHDGAEPLRGLPQRWSGASHAGGKVPALLAGIVGRGAELAQLRGLLSASRLVTVTGVGGVGKTTLATAAAHQLDTQFADGVWWVELGDLRDGALVTDVMAARLGLRAHAGRAMTDVMVDFLRDRHTLVVLDNCEHVIDDVAKLVEALLHHCSQLHVVATSREMLNIDGEAMLALVPLKCPALDDDRLTVHTLAGYDAVALFIARALGALPSFTLTTDNAMAVAGICARLEGLPLALELAAARLRVLSAMQIADGLADRFALLQRGQRGAPTRQQTLTGCMHWSYELCTPAEKRFWSQLSVFAGTFDLAAVQHISTDGLNAEDLSAEPCIDIVSALVEKSILIRIERDDGSVRFRLLDTLRDYGQTKLTAHDFHQLHRRHAQHYQHLVAQANTEWFGPRQIEWLHRLKDEIPNLRAVLQFSMTDDPAAALELATNLRRLWTTCGMLSEARRWLDLALTAVPTDPTARRIKALVSAAAVANMQVDLTAARNLIAEARTLLEVVDDPLLHAEVDCVEGWCATLSGDVPRAHNCLQRALSASDDYELQAVSMLSMGWVLGLSGEHEQAANWFEKALALAESNGEVVYRSRALACLCSNEGRLSQTQWEQWAKPLLREGLHIARLINDPWTGAQCLERLASIALSNHDPRGAVVLMAAASAVRRATGTPVTAFAHLQALHDECERRAREALDSADFAAAWTEGNSLRFHEAVDVALDEAGTGLSTRR
- a CDS encoding protein kinase domain-containing protein, whose product is MRSGVAAELYAAGFDDAVEIGRGGFGVVFSCTQVELDRMVAVKVLTTEADDNRLRFMREQKAMGRLTGHPNIVAVLQVGETDSGHLFLVMPYYRRGSLQQQISRLGVLALEDVLSVGVKLAGALESAHQLGIVHRDVKPANILITDYGEPALSDFGIARVTSAYTTATGVYSGTPAYSAPEVLGGAAPTAASDVYGLGATLFTTLTGHAAFERRADEQVMAHFLRIISEPVPDLREHGIAGEVAAVIDQAMAHDPSARPSARELGERLQLLQSQQGLVVDEMALQAGDGVKVPARRSVTGAALPRSVGNLPTVVSQVVGRGAELAELRTLVAASRLVTLTGPGGVGKTALAISAGAELGRSFPDGVWLAQLGELRDGSLLVEVVAMALGVHDRGGRPLTAVLADAMSERHALLVLDNCEHVVNEVAELVHALLRDCPRLHIVATSREVLNVAGEAVLVVPPLECPDAAEDPTLPTLAGYAGVELFVQRARATVAGFALTEHNATAVARICSRLDGLPLAIELAAARLRAMSADQIAEALSDRYTLLSRGHRGAPVRQQTLAGCVGWSYELCSRAEQELWGRLSVFAASFDLPAAHHICGPDVTAGEYLDQLSALVDKSILMRTEHQETARFRLLDTLRDYGAARIGPPEKAQLQRRHAHWYRQLVSDARAQWNGPHQIQWLHRLIQELPNIREALQYSVVDDWAAALEMTTALYPFWDARGMLSEGQRWTDLALSAARGSPQRAAHPGPR